The following is a genomic window from Anas acuta chromosome 3, bAnaAcu1.1, whole genome shotgun sequence.
aGTAGTTTAAGTGTATTAAAAGATCCTCAATTAGATGACAAAACTGCAGGATATGCCAGCGGGCAGGGTTCGGTCTTGGtgctcccccagctctctcctgtggctctgcagccccatACCCAACATCTggccctggtgctgcagaggTCACCTAGCACTGCAGGAAACAAACATGCACACATCGCTGTGAGTTTTGTCTTAAAAAGCCATCATCCTTCCAGCTCCCAAGGAAAACaggaatagaaaaaagaaagagatgaacagaaggggagggaaaggaaaaccactacaagctgcagctcagctggctCAGATTGAAATTGGAGCTCTTAATCCACGAAGAAACATCTATACGCAAATCCCCCTGCTGCTATTTTTGCCTTCCTAAAACTAGTGTTAGCCCTAGAGTTGGCAGAGCCATTAGTCATTAAATAAGCAACCAGCTGCTGTGGCCACAGGGCTGTTTCAAGCAGCTTTTTCGCAGGGTGCTGCAGACCAGCAGGGACACGGTGGGGTGGCAGTGAATGGGGATGGGGATTGGGACACCCTCTGGCACCCAcgctccagcacagcctccgTTACTagtgccaggctgctgctcacaGGTCAAAGTGGTGAGCAGGTGAATTTGTTCCCCAGTAGTATTTctggagcagaagagaaaaatatcagtCTTATAAATAAACCCAATAAATGCTCCGAGCTGTGCAAAGACATCAAAGTTGCTCCCAACAAGAAACTCACACCgagagcccccagctccccagtgCCCTGAAGCTCCTGGAGTTTCCAGGGCTCAGGCAGCCCCatggatgctcagaaaaatccaGGGGTGCTCGGGCAGCCCCAGGGATGCGTGGGCAGTCCTGGTGAAGCTCAGGCAGTCGTAGGGATGCTCCAGAATGCTCCGGCAGCCCCCAGACGATGCTTGGACACAGGCTGCTTGGTGATGCTCAGGCAAATCCAGCGATGCTCTGGCAGCCTCGGGGATGCTCAGGAGCTCTGAGTGTTTGGGCAGCCGGAGAGAAGTGGGCACAGGCACGAGGGGAGTGCCCTGCTGCAGTACCATGCATGCAGACAGCACAGCCGGTGTTGCCTCTGCACATCCTCCCAGGCTGTGCTCTCCAGCAGTTTCTGCGTTCTCCACCCTCCCACGGTGACCAAATACACTTTTCAGTGGAGCAGGGCAGTCCCCAGGCCAGGCAGACCCTCGGGGACATGCGGCCACCCTGCAGCTGCACCACTGCCCTGGTCGCTCCCATTGCTGCGAAAAGGAGCTGCCAGAGCCCCAAAACTGCCACTGCTGAGTTTGGGGCTTCTCCTGGGGGGGTGACAACCCCAAAGGGAGTCTGGTGCTGCCCCCTGGTGAGATTTGGGATTAGGGGAGGTGAGGTTTGGGATTAGGGGAGGTGAGgtttgggatttggggagcCATGCCAGCAGGGACTACAGGAGTAAAAATACAAACGGGTGCAAAACCAGATGGCACAGCATGAAACAAGCTGTGGTCCGTGCAGGGGAATGGCACGACCTGGCCCCAGCCAGTGCTCCACTGCCCTATAAACTCggggtccccagccccctgcaagCCCCGGCCCCCTAcaagccccagcccctgctctttGCAGAACAGAATGGGCAAATTGGGAGTGAGCCCCCATCACCCAGTAACTCCCCTGTCACCCACCACGCTGGCACCCTCAGGCTGCCCTGTCTGTGCCCCAGATCCTCAGGGGATCCAAGCACACGAGGGGTGCCAGGACCCCATATGCAGCCCGGCTGCCGTGCATGGGTACAACAGGCTCCCAGCAAGGAGTGGGGACCCTTCTACCTCGTGCCCACAGCCAAGGCTGCCTCTCCTCGCTGTCTGGGAGGCAGCAGGTCCCTCAAGCACAGCCACTCCGGTGGTTTCACAGCTCCAGCCACGTTTATTGAGgccctcagccctgccctgctgctctgcacaccctgccagccccggggTCGGAGGCAGAGGGTGCCCCAGCACCTCCTTCGTGGGCTCCCCCATCGATGCGCTGCTCCCGGGCACAGCCAAGGAAGGTGTCACACCTCCGTGTCCCCTCTCTGTATCCCTCACACCCTGGGCTTGCAGCAGGATCTGGTGGCTGGGGACAATCACTGCTGCGTTATTTCCACAGGGCTCCCCACACCCCACAGGGCGCTTTGGCACCTTCTGGGACCCGGTGTCACCCGGCAGCAGGTGGCTCACGGGGCGAGGGGCGAGGGCAGGCTCCTTCTCCTCGCGCAGCCCTGCCTCTCCAgccaggtttgttttttttttttctgggggacACTGTGGCCTCGGGACTCCTTCCAGCACCTATGGCATCACCTCCCTGCTCGCAAGCTCCTGTCCGCGTCACTCTGAGGATAGAGGTGACCACAGTCCACCTGGAGGCACCCCCAGTGTCCTCACGGCCGGTGCCCCCCATGGATGCACTAAGGGGGATGCTCACCCCCGGCAAtgctcagcagctcttccagctcctgctgcagccgcagccccagcagctcccgcaGCAGCTCCCGGCGCCGGCTGTGGGGGGCGACCCCCATGCGCCGCAGGGTCCCCTCGGTCATTCGCAGCAGGGCCCGGCCGCTGACCCCGTGCTCGGCCGCCAGCTGCACCAGGTCCCCGTCCCCGCACCGCGCATCCAGCCAGGCGCACACCTCCGGCACCGACCACTGTGCTGGGGGCCCCTCCGAGACCTGCACCGGGAAGAGAGGGGTGAGCTGGGGtgtcccctcacccccccagcCCATCCCTCCAGCCCCGTGGGGGATACGGGGTCAGGCTGGCTGCTCCATGCCCAAATTCCACCCCTCCCCGAAATGGGACCCTTCTGCCATCCCCGTGCCCATGCTGGTGCCGGTGCTCACATCCCCGTGGGGTCTCCCGTTCGCCCCCGGGGACactccagcccccagccccaagcccccagcccctgcccttgCTCACCTCGGCCAGTGAACATCCCTCCGACAGAACCTCGGCACCATCCTGCACCTCGGCACCATCCTGCGCATTGGTGTCCATGTGGGGGTCCGGCAGGGCGcgggggcagctggggctccCTACAGAGGGGGCTGCAAAAGCTGGGGTGAGCACAGCCCCCTGCACCCCTATTCCACACCATCCCCTGGGGTGTGGTGGCTGCCCTCCCCCAGTGCAGACCCCTCCTGCCCACCCAATTCCCGTCCCCCCAATTGGAACTGGGACAAGGCCCCAGCACCCATCCTGCCGCGTGGGCGCACGGAGCTGGGCACACCCGGGAAGCGagaccagccccagctccccactaCCTCCGCaagccccggggggctccggcgTGCCCTGGCACCCCCAAGCCAGCCCAgaccccttccccagcccaacgttcccctccccaccaccctgcagctcacagctctgccctgggtCGAGCAGGAACCCACTGCACGGGAAGCAGGAGAGCAAAAGGAACCTTTGCCCGGGCGCTCCCTCTGCAGGCACCCCAACAGcacccagggctgccaggggcACGGCTGCTGCTCTGCGAGCTCCGATCGtgctcccccttcctctttgccctaccccagccctggctgcaccCTCCCCACACAGCTCCAGGGGTTGGCAAGACCCTAGCCAGAGCCAGACACGAGGTTTTCCAGGGGTCGGAGGAGGGCAGAGCGGGGCAGCATCCTTACCACAACCAGGTCCAGGAGCTCTGCAAAGGCTCCCCCCTCTCCCGTCCCTGTTAGGTGCAGAAGGGGCTCATCGCAGCCCGTCCCACGGGGTAAAAGCCCCCACGCAGATCGACTCGGGGCGCACCGCagcagcctcacctccagcacGAGCGAGCGCCAGAACAGGGCGAGTCCCGAGGATGAGTCACATCCCgaagggctgcagccctgcccctaCCTGCAACAGTCCCCGCTGCCCTTGCCCCCCTTCCACGCAGCCCCATGGGGGTCCTGGGGCCAGCTCAGTGCCCACGCAGGCAGCGCCAGGCTGGGTAGCAAAGTGAGCACACAGACATCGCTGTCGGGTGGCGATAGGTATCTTTAAAGGCTGCTGAACCCAACACATCCCGCGAAGTAGGAGTGCACCAAGCTATTAAGCAACTTCCaggggtggggagaaaaaaaaaagaaaaaaaaaagtcttgtgcATCCAGGTAGACGCAGAGCTGGCAGGACGTTGACGGAGCCCTGGGAACGTGCTCCTACGTGTGTGGGAACGCCGGGGAGTGCAGTGGTGCCGCTTCACACCGTCCTACCCCAATGGGCTGGGAGGCACGGAAAGGAGGGTGGGGATCAGTGCCTGGTCTCCATAGcacctctccccatccccagacCCCAAAGGGACCTCTGCCCCGTGAAGCTCTTGGTGATGTGGGTGCCCCCAGCTTCCCAAATGTGGGCAGAGGGATGGATTTTCAGCCACTCCGGCTGCCCAGCACGGTCCGACCGCAGCAGAGCCTCCCTCTGCTGGGACACCAGGTCCACAAAGCACACGAGGTGTTTATAGAAAACCAAagtgctgcccctgctcctcagcTTCCATCCCACccacaggcagctcagcacagagcagcagcattgcACAAGATTTCCAGCCAGCACGAAGCAGGCAGCACCCGCCGTCCCACCCAGCTCTTATCTCAGCTTTGCCTCCACAATTGcagggctgctcagcagcaggtggcTTGCAGAGGCAAGGTTTCTTCCGTACAAGGGAGCCGAAGATTTTTTGCAGGGTGTTTTGGAAGATTTCTGTAGTGCCTGGCATAGCCCAAGCCACCCTCAttgtaataaaaacatgaaaagatgaGGGAGGAAAATAACTCAGAACATTAACCAAAAGGGCAGGAACAACAATCTCATGTTCCCAAAATCCTGGGAGAATGAGTCTGCAGAACCGATGTTTGTTTGTCACCAGCTTGTTTCTGcccaagtgtttttaaaattcagaaacaggGACAGGATAACACCAGACACCAAAAATGTGGAATTAAGGTGCCTCAGAGAAgcaagggagagggggaaaaaaaaacgaacactagccaaacttttttttctctcctggtttATTGTGGCAAACATCAGCGAGACTCAATTCTGAGGCAATTTGCTAGTTCCATGCTGTTCAGACATCGTGCAATCTTCCCCCTTTGAACCAGGTCAGCCACTTGAGTTTAAACCTGCTTCTGAAGTTGTTACTCCCTACAAGGGCACGTTACCCCACATCTCAGCCTGCCGACATTCAGCACTTTGTGGATCTCCTCACCTCTGAGCTTCATTCTTTGTACAGCACTTGGgaatcattcttttttttcttttccagggaaaaagaaaataataaatcttgCTTCCTGAAGAATTACAGGAGAAATCAGACTGGTTACAAGGACCTTGGAGACGCTAAGAGCCacattaacttttattttcctcgACCTGGAATACGTCTTAGAGTGCGTTTATTAGCTGAAAATTACCAGCAGTGTAGCTAAAAGGTATTTACAAAGGCCACCAAAAATCCTTCCCAAGAAGGATTGTTTGTATCTTTTTATTAGTGCATTGAAATGGCATTGCCAGGCACAGAATACTCATTGATGAATACTCGTTCAGCAGTCCCTTGTCCCATTACTGAGGGTAGAGCTCCACTAGCATCACGTGCCCCtagaaatggagagaaaaagagaacaggCACAGAAAGGACTGGGTATTACAGGCAGCAGTCAACAGGAGATGCCCACCTCCCGCCCATACTAAAATAAAGGTGAGGTGGGAGCCCAGAGCTGATTCACGATCAGATTTGCTCTGGCAGCTCCgtgccagcacagggctgctccaGGTGCCGAGGCAGACCAGCACACCACGCTGCTCCCAAGGCAGCCCCTAAAGCACTCAGCGAGGGGCGAGCCAGGGCCAAGCCCTCGGGTTACCCACAGAACTACCCCCAGGCAGCACAACGCTCAACCAGGGCTCCCATCCCCAGCCTGATGGAAATCAGGAACATTCCATCTCCCACCCATTTTTCTTGTagtgtgggtagttagggtctggcggaCGGAAGATGTCACGCTGTatggaaaggtggagcccctcccttgatggacagtagcgtgtggTCTGTGGcgtaagcaagcggaagtgacgctgTGGGCCTCGGCTATATAACACCGTGTAACTCGGCAATAAACACTGTTATAAAaggctcaggattcaaattaggattaaatgaaaaataggatttattaaaggaatataaaggaatagaggtaagcaaacagcgctgggtgcaccgggagtctccactccaccaggacgcacaccagttacatcaagcagctgatttttatgcacctagactaatacatattcattactacttctaaaaaaatagattattataattagcttccggggtccagtccctcctactggagcatgcgcatcagtctcctctgggggtctctaggggtctttcatgctgaaggctcgtagtcttcctctcaccctttgtacttactcggcactattccaagtttatggaacactctctgtacactctccacaggtcttgtctcccaaccgtccttcagcttcttttttcttcctcttaatctcttggcccccctggccagataccaaggatctcataacagtcaccagcagtcaccagttattatcagttgttctgaaactcccaaacagcttgacgactcacgagcaattaaaacattcttttccaGCTATTTACAGTCATCTACAgaacatctatagcagtgttaaatcaatctcgaagaagacagaaaaaaaaactgtaactgttagaactagaagacaggaataacaaaagcaaacaggttcataaatttaaggagtgtcttctgaagacgtgataaattgactggaatgagggggagactgggacacactgcatctgtggttcaagaactaaattgccagtgcagggcccagaggtagacaggattcaaacagaattgttctttatggacacaaatttatggacacgaattggaattgttaaaatattcctCACAAcaccatttgccatccaccacattggtgtctgtgagccgatggaccgagcggcctggggttggtcgccgtgccgtttctgaaccaggtcgccactgcccctgaaggcaacaagtggtgcCAAAACCCGGGAAAACTCCTGGATTCGGGTGAACGGCGGCCGGAGCGGCAGGACCAGCCCAGCGGGGAGGACGCTTCCGGCccaacaaggaagatggaaaccctTGTGAAGGTCGTATCAAAATTACACAAGCAATGGGGTGGGTTAGCTGAGGAAGCCAGGGGCACCACTGGGGATCCAGGGTCTGATGAAATCTGGGCGAGACCACCGCCATATATGCCCCAAGACGGCGCCAAACTAGAAGACGAAGGGTGGGGCGAAGATGCCTCTGGCGGGAGTGGGGAGGAAGTGCTAGATTTAACTAACACGTGCAAATGGTGGAGGAGAACGAGAAAGAGAAGGGTTGTGGGGGCAACCAGGAAGGAGGTAGAAACGTGAGCGAGGGGCAGAGAGCCAATCAGAACGTCCATCCAAAAAATGCTCTTGTGGGGCAAACACCTCGCCAAGAAGAAGGCGGGGAGAGCCACGAGGGAGAGAACGGCCTGCCCACAAGGGTGGTGGGCTCGATGGAAGGGTACTGGCACTCGGAGGTGACTAGTCAGTAGAGTTCCGACTCCGGATCAGATACTGATTCAAAttcggaggaggaggaaatggggacagatagagtcaaaagcaaaaatatccccatccgAAATAAAGCAGAACCCTGAGGGGGAGAAATTCCTCTCATGgattggaggaaaattaagCTTGTGTGCGCCGACTGGGCCCCATTGGCCACACTAGCGTTCCCGGTCCAGGTGACGGACAGGGGACAGAGCGTCCACTCGCCAATAAACCCTAAGAATGTACAAGCGATTGTTAAAGCCATCGCGGATAAAGGGCTTAattctgcaatggtctccaccctcATAGATGGTGTTTTCGAGGGAGATGATATGCTCCcgtttgatataaaacaaactaGTAGACTGATCTTTGACGGGGCAGGGATGATcgtttttaaacaagaatggGAGGACAACTGTACGAGACAACTGGCCCAAGTAACTGGGGTGGATCACCCACTATATGGCTCTAGCCTGCAGCGGCTAATGGGTACGGACCCAACAATGATCACTCCCCAGGTGCAAGCCCAGGGCCTGCAGGCCCATGAAGTTATGACAACTACTCCTGCGGCCAGAGAAGCTATTCGTACAGCCTCTAGAGTTATTGCCAAACCATCACCATGgtcaacaataaaacaaagtgaaagtGAGAGCTTTTCGCAATTTGTAGATCGTCTCCAGGCAGCGGTTGACTCTTTGTCACTGCCCATGGAGGCAAAAGGCCCAGTCGTAGCAGAATGCCTATGCCAGCAGTGTAATTTGGCAACCAAAGAAATCTTGGGATCACTGCCGGCAGGATTGCGGACATGATTAAACATGTCGCGAAAGAAGAGCACCTAACCTCGATCCAGGTAGCTGTTCGCACCGCAATAGCTAACGTGATGGCATGTTTTAAATGTGGCCAGGCAGGCCACATCATGGCAAATTGCCCTCAGTTGGGGAGTCCGCCAACAGCGCTCCCCCCATGCCAAAACAGACCCAGAAGACTGTGTTGGGCCTGTGGAAAGAAAGGGCACTTCGCCAAGGAATGCAGATCTAAATCCCAGGGAAACGGGAGGGGGAGAGGGCAATTGGGCCGCGCACAGCCCTCTCCCACTTGGGACATGAGGCGGTCCAACTATGCCAACCCCAGATGGGGTGCGGTGTCCCCGAACCCACTGCCCCCTCAAGAGGCGACCAATTTTATGGCTCAACCGACAGTCCAGCCAaacctgtccttatctcaggGACAGCAAGGACCACCCTCTGGGGGCAAGACCCCAGGG
Proteins encoded in this region:
- the LOC137855021 gene encoding sterile alpha motif domain-containing protein 12-like: MGLRGRGARAAGTVAAPSVGSPSCPRALPDPHMDTNAQDGAEVQDGAEVLSEGCSLAEVSEGPPAQWSVPEVCAWLDARCGDGDLVQLAAEHGVSGRALLRMTEGTLRRMGVAPHSRRRELLRELLGLRLQQELEELLSIAGE